The Lytechinus pictus isolate F3 Inbred chromosome 17, Lp3.0, whole genome shotgun sequence genome contains a region encoding:
- the LOC129280598 gene encoding transmembrane protein 14C-like, translated as MSLASGLLFGAMAGYGASLTSKDPNNYFVIFGTSVVLAGVMGYRYSNSGKFMPAGLVASLSLFMLLRYGLRMIK; from the exons ATGTCCCTAGCATCTGGTCTTTTGTTTGGAGCTATGGCAGGCTATGGGGCATCTCTAACTTCAAAAGACCCAAACAACTATTTTGTCATCTTTG GAACATCTGTGGTGCTAGCAGGTGTTATGGGATACCGATATTCTAACAGTGGTAAATTCATGCCAGCTGGACTTGTTGCATCTTTGAG TCTCTTTATGTTACTACGATATGGTCTGCGGATGATCAAGTAA